The Gemmatimonas aurantiaca T-27 DNA segment GTGCCGCGCGATCAACCGTTGACCCAGGAGAACCGCGTCCTTGGGAAACACCTGGCGCCCGTCGATGACGCCTTCATCCATCTGCACGATGGTCCAGCGTGCCAGATCGTGCAGGGTGGCGAGATGACCACCGGCCGAGTTCATCGTCGCGTCGGTTTTGGAGAATTCCGACGTTTCGTAGCGACCCGTTGCCAGCAAGCGATGTGGACGGGCAATGCGTCGTGCATCGAGGCCGGAGACCCGGGCAAACGTCTGACGCATACCGGCAGGACGATACACCTGCTGTTCGAGATAGGTGCGCCACCCCTCGGGCCGCTGCCGGTCGATCACCATGGCGGCCACGTTGTAACCGAAGTTGCTGTAGACGAGATCCTGATTGCCGCTGGGTGTGGCGAGCGCCACAAGCGATGGCCATTGCGATTCGGGAATCTCACCCGTGAACGCCGCCGACATCACAACCGCGTTGTCGTTCAGGTGGTGCGTATGCGCCAGAAAATCGGCGAGCGTGAGTGAGTCCGGGCGCACCGCCGGAGGCCATGCGACACCGGGAAGCAGCGAACCGATCGATGCATCGAGCCGCAGTGTCTTGTGCTGCGCGAGCAAGGCCACGCCAAACCCGGTGAGCGACTTGCTGGTGGAGGCCAGATACCAGAGCGTCTGATCGGTTGCCGCAATACCAGCGGTCACATCGACCGCGCCGAATGCGCGTTGGTACACCGTGCGCCCATCCATCGTGATCGCTACGCCCAGCGCGGGTGTGAGCTCCAGTGCCATGGCCCGCATGGCCAGCGAGTCCACCGCCCCGGCAATGTGCGCGGGCTTGGGCCGCACGCTCTGCGCGGTGAGTGATGACGCAGTGGCGAGCAGTGGCAACAGAACCTGAAGCATCGAACGCACGGGCATCGTGACCATCATGGACTCGTGAAGAGAGGGAGGCCTGCAGTATCTCTTCGTGGATCGGACGGTGACTAGAATCCGCTAAACCGTCTTCCCCATGCCGAGCAACCGACGGTAGCGACCCGGGGTCGTGCCAATCGCCGCCCGGACATCGCGGCCAAGGTGGGCTTCATCGGCGTAGCCACAGGCCTGCGCCACGAGTGA contains these protein-coding regions:
- a CDS encoding serine hydrolase domain-containing protein; translation: MMVTMPVRSMLQVLLPLLATASSLTAQSVRPKPAHIAGAVDSLAMRAMALELTPALGVAITMDGRTVYQRAFGAVDVTAGIAATDQTLWYLASTSKSLTGFGVALLAQHKTLRLDASIGSLLPGVAWPPAVRPDSLTLADFLAHTHHLNDNAVVMSAAFTGEIPESQWPSLVALATPSGNQDLVYSNFGYNVAAMVIDRQRPEGWRTYLEQQVYRPAGMRQTFARVSGLDARRIARPHRLLATGRYETSEFSKTDATMNSAGGHLATLHDLARWTIVQMDEGVIDGRQVFPKDAVLLGQRLIARHTRESGKRFAYFDRDGWGAGWDLGRYEGEPMVSRFGSYDTMRSHLSFLPRRRIGVVAMTTGGLGSSLTDILAALAYDLEAGRPEARARADERLAALAERRGAARREAAGEDSTRDARRRLVVARPIAGLVGQYTAQGYGVLKLELRDGGLYYRWGAMHGPALPMDSTGQRIRIAVAGSGMVLNFAPETAGQAPAFTLNGVVFTRQGTP